One Paraburkholderia agricolaris genomic region harbors:
- a CDS encoding ABC transporter permease, which translates to MRPAPTEAVQSGRALRFAHRLYALGPLVGLIALCIVGTLLNRDFATLDNMMNVLTRTSFIGIIAVGMTFVIISGGIDLSVGSMAALIAGSMIWLMNGLAAGVGGHTLAPLLILTLGIVFALVLGGLFGCAHGLLITKGRIEPFIVTLGTLGIFRAVLTWLADGGALTLDNSLSDLYGPVYYASLFGVPVPIWVFLVVAAGGALILNRTAFGRHVQAIGSNEQVARYAAIRVDTVKIVTYVLLGICVGVATVLYVPRLGSATPTTGLLWELEAIASVVVGGTALKGGEGRVIGTVIGAILLSVIANILNLTSIISVYLNAAVQGVVIIFVAFVQRGRR; encoded by the coding sequence ATGCGACCGGCACCCACTGAAGCCGTCCAATCCGGCCGCGCGCTGCGCTTCGCGCACCGTCTGTACGCGCTCGGGCCGCTGGTTGGGCTGATCGCGCTGTGCATTGTCGGCACGCTGCTCAACCGCGATTTCGCGACGCTCGACAACATGATGAACGTGCTCACGCGCACGTCGTTCATCGGCATCATCGCGGTCGGCATGACCTTTGTGATTATCTCGGGCGGCATCGATCTGTCGGTCGGGTCGATGGCGGCGCTGATCGCGGGCAGCATGATCTGGCTGATGAACGGACTTGCCGCCGGTGTCGGCGGTCATACGCTTGCGCCCTTGCTGATCCTGACGCTCGGCATCGTGTTCGCGCTGGTGCTCGGCGGTTTGTTCGGCTGCGCGCACGGGCTGTTGATCACCAAAGGACGCATCGAGCCGTTCATCGTCACGTTGGGCACGCTGGGCATTTTTCGCGCGGTGCTGACGTGGCTCGCGGATGGCGGCGCGCTGACTTTGGACAACTCGTTATCCGACTTGTACGGCCCGGTTTATTACGCAAGTCTGTTTGGCGTACCGGTGCCGATCTGGGTGTTCCTGGTTGTCGCGGCGGGCGGCGCGTTGATCCTCAATCGCACTGCGTTCGGCCGCCACGTGCAGGCAATTGGTTCGAACGAACAGGTTGCGCGCTATGCGGCGATTCGCGTCGATACCGTGAAGATCGTCACGTACGTATTGCTCGGCATCTGCGTTGGTGTGGCGACGGTGCTGTACGTACCGCGGCTCGGTTCCGCCACGCCAACCACCGGCCTGCTTTGGGAACTGGAAGCGATCGCATCGGTGGTGGTGGGCGGCACGGCGCTGAAAGGCGGCGAAGGGCGTGTGATCGGCACGGTGATCGGTGCGATCCTGCTTTCAGTGATCGCCAACATTCTGAATCTGACCAGCATCATCAGCGTGTATCTGAACGCGGCGGTGCAGGGTGTCGTGATTATCTTCGTCGCGTTCGTGCAGCGCGGACGGCGGTAA
- a CDS encoding sugar ABC transporter ATP-binding protein, translated as MSLAVRFDDIRKDFGPVRVLHGVSFELTPGRIYGLLGENGAGKSTLMKILAGYETASSGTLLVDGHAQQFAGSRDAEAQGIVLIHQEFNLAEHLTIAQNMYLGHEKKRGWFVDDAAMRADAARYLAQVGLEKAPDTQVRELIVAEKQMVEIAKALSRRARLLIMDEPTATLTPAETERLFTLMAKLKADGVTLIYISHKLDEVERITDEVIVMRDGRFVARSETAGLARQQMANLMVGRDVSDMFPDKIAVPADAPVALKVSGLAVPDWVEDLSFDVRAGEVLGFAGLVGAGRTEAFEAILGLRKRTAGRIEIAGRRADLKNPRDAMRHGLTYLSEDRKGKGLHVNLSLQDNVTLMTLERYAHPLLDMKAGRAALTKAVSDFGIRTGDLSSRARMLSGGNQQKLALAKFLQPDPNVIVLDEPTRGVDVGAKRDIYFLIHRLAAQGRAVVVISSELIELIGLCHRVAVMRAGRLQTTLTLEHLTEEELIAHATGTH; from the coding sequence ATGAGTCTCGCCGTTCGCTTCGACGATATCCGCAAAGACTTCGGCCCGGTGCGTGTGCTGCATGGCGTGAGCTTTGAACTGACGCCGGGACGCATCTATGGGTTGCTCGGCGAGAACGGCGCGGGCAAATCGACGCTGATGAAGATACTTGCCGGCTACGAAACGGCAAGCTCGGGCACCTTGCTGGTTGACGGCCACGCGCAGCAGTTCGCCGGTTCCCGCGACGCGGAAGCGCAAGGCATCGTGCTGATTCACCAGGAGTTCAATCTTGCCGAGCATCTGACGATCGCGCAGAACATGTATCTCGGCCATGAAAAAAAGCGCGGCTGGTTCGTCGACGATGCTGCCATGCGCGCCGATGCCGCGCGATATCTCGCGCAGGTCGGCCTCGAAAAAGCGCCGGATACGCAGGTGCGCGAGTTGATCGTCGCGGAAAAGCAGATGGTGGAGATCGCCAAGGCGCTGTCGCGTCGCGCGCGTTTGCTGATCATGGATGAACCGACCGCCACGCTCACGCCTGCGGAAACCGAGCGCCTTTTCACACTGATGGCCAAGCTCAAAGCCGACGGCGTGACCCTCATCTACATCTCGCACAAGCTTGATGAAGTCGAGCGTATTACCGACGAAGTGATCGTGATGCGCGATGGCCGCTTTGTCGCGCGCAGTGAAACCGCGGGACTCGCGCGACAGCAGATGGCGAACCTGATGGTCGGGCGCGACGTGTCCGATATGTTCCCCGACAAGATCGCCGTGCCCGCGGACGCGCCGGTCGCGTTGAAAGTGAGCGGCCTCGCGGTGCCGGACTGGGTCGAGGATCTGAGCTTCGACGTGCGCGCCGGCGAGGTGCTGGGATTTGCCGGCCTCGTGGGCGCGGGCCGCACCGAAGCGTTCGAAGCGATCCTCGGCCTGCGCAAACGCACGGCGGGTCGCATCGAGATCGCCGGCCGCCGCGCCGATCTGAAAAACCCTCGCGACGCGATGCGCCACGGTCTTACTTATCTGAGTGAAGACCGCAAAGGCAAAGGCCTGCATGTGAATCTGAGCTTGCAGGACAACGTCACGCTCATGACGCTCGAACGCTACGCGCACCCGTTGCTCGACATGAAAGCGGGGCGCGCCGCGTTGACGAAGGCGGTGAGCGACTTCGGCATTCGCACCGGCGATCTGTCGAGCCGCGCGCGCATGCTCTCCGGCGGCAATCAGCAGAAGCTCGCGCTCGCCAAATTCCTGCAGCCCGATCCGAACGTGATCGTGCTGGACGAACCGACGCGCGGCGTCGATGTCGGTGCGAAACGCGACATCTATTTTCTGATTCACCGGCTTGCCGCGCAGGGCCGCGCGGTGGTCGTTATTTCATCCGAACTGATCGAACTGATTGGCCTGTGCCATCGCGTTGCCGTGATGCGCGCGGGGCGCCTGCAAACTACGCTCACGCTCGAGCATCTGACCGAAGAGGAGTTGATCGCCCATGCGACCGGCACCCACTGA
- a CDS encoding LacI family DNA-binding transcriptional regulator, whose translation MSKSVSKAAPAKASTSSARRPRPVAQPLGPAEGLSISQVAEQAGVSVATVSRVLNGHDNVRPATRDKVLAAVDASGYRVNELARNLRTAESRLLLTMVPDVGNPFYAEIVRGIDSVARQHGYFVLLCDTGADPGRERSYFDLLRRRRADGAICLDPATIQQALGEASSALPWVACCEFDPAMGVPYVGIDNYRAAGDAVRHLLARGHRRIGLINSDVDYLYARQRQQGYLDALTEAGITPDDSWRMNLNSLDYEAGASAAAMLMEQPHAPSAIFAVSDTLAIGVIHGLRNVGKRVPDDVAVVGFDDISLAAQIDPPLTTIAQPMRELGETAARLLLQRLANPLANVPGVLLPHRLVIRRSA comes from the coding sequence GTGTCGAAATCGGTGTCCAAAGCGGCTCCCGCGAAGGCGTCGACGTCGTCGGCCAGGCGCCCACGGCCCGTGGCTCAGCCGCTGGGTCCGGCTGAGGGGCTGTCGATTTCGCAGGTGGCGGAGCAGGCGGGCGTCTCGGTGGCGACGGTGTCACGCGTGCTGAACGGTCACGACAACGTTCGGCCCGCCACGCGCGACAAGGTCCTGGCGGCGGTCGACGCCAGCGGCTATCGCGTCAACGAACTCGCGCGCAACCTGCGCACCGCGGAAAGCCGTCTGCTGCTGACCATGGTGCCCGACGTCGGCAACCCGTTCTACGCGGAGATCGTGCGCGGCATCGACAGCGTTGCGCGCCAGCACGGCTACTTCGTGCTGCTGTGCGACACCGGTGCCGATCCGGGCCGCGAGCGCAGCTACTTCGACCTGCTGCGCCGCCGTCGTGCCGACGGTGCGATCTGCCTCGATCCCGCCACCATCCAGCAGGCGCTCGGCGAGGCATCCAGCGCGCTGCCCTGGGTCGCGTGCTGCGAGTTCGATCCGGCGATGGGCGTGCCGTACGTCGGCATCGACAACTACCGGGCGGCGGGCGATGCGGTACGGCATCTGCTCGCGCGCGGCCATCGGCGCATTGGGCTGATCAATTCGGATGTCGACTATCTGTACGCCCGGCAGCGTCAGCAGGGCTATCTGGATGCGTTGACCGAAGCGGGCATCACGCCGGATGACAGTTGGCGCATGAATCTGAACAGTCTCGACTACGAGGCGGGTGCATCGGCTGCGGCCATGCTGATGGAGCAGCCTCACGCGCCGAGCGCGATCTTTGCCGTTTCCGACACGCTGGCGATCGGCGTGATTCACGGTTTGCGCAATGTCGGCAAGCGCGTCCCGGACGACGTCGCGGTGGTCGGTTTCGACGATATTTCGCTTGCGGCGCAAATCGATCCGCCACTGACCACCATCGCCCAGCCGATGCGCGAACTCGGCGAAACCGCCGCACGCCTCCTGCTGCAACGGCTCGCGAATCCGTTGGCGAATGTGCCGGGCGTGCTGCTGCCGCATCGGCTCGTGATCCGCAGGAGCGCATAA
- a CDS encoding protein-L-isoaspartate O-methyltransferase family protein, whose product MNIEQARFNMIEQQIRPWEVLDQDVLNLLSIVKRENFVPTVYRDLAFVDFEVPLPAGQHMLAPRVEARVLQELAVKKHESVLEIGAGSGYMAALLAHRAQHVLTVDIEPELAELAKNNLIANGVLNAEVATGDASRGWASAAPYDVICVSGGLPVLPQEILEHLKVGGRLAAFVGTAPVMKAQIITRIDEKQYRIADVFETYVEPLINAVQPPRFKF is encoded by the coding sequence ATGAACATCGAGCAAGCGCGTTTCAACATGATCGAACAGCAGATCCGCCCCTGGGAAGTGCTCGACCAGGACGTGCTGAATCTGCTCTCGATCGTCAAGCGTGAAAACTTCGTCCCCACCGTCTACCGCGATCTGGCCTTCGTCGACTTCGAAGTGCCGCTGCCGGCCGGCCAACATATGCTGGCGCCGCGCGTCGAAGCACGCGTGTTGCAGGAACTGGCGGTGAAGAAACACGAAAGCGTGCTCGAAATCGGCGCCGGCTCGGGTTACATGGCCGCCCTGCTCGCGCACCGCGCGCAGCACGTGCTGACGGTCGACATCGAACCGGAACTGGCGGAACTGGCAAAGAACAACCTGATCGCCAACGGCGTGCTGAACGCCGAAGTCGCCACCGGCGACGCCTCGCGCGGCTGGGCGAGCGCGGCGCCCTACGACGTGATCTGCGTATCGGGCGGCCTGCCGGTGCTGCCGCAGGAAATCCTCGAACATCTGAAGGTGGGCGGCCGGCTGGCGGCGTTTGTCGGCACCGCGCCGGTCATGAAGGCACAGATCATCACGCGTATCGACGAGAAGCAGTACCGTATTGCCGACGTGTTCGAGACTTACGTCGAGCCGCTGATCAACGCCGTGCAGCCGCCGCGCTTCAAGTTCTAA
- a CDS encoding rhodanese-like domain-containing protein — protein MQNLTAPALAEWLADQSRPAPVLLDVREPWEIQTASIAGAVSIPMREIPARSEELDDDAQIVCVCHHGARSAQVAMFLESRGHTNVFNLQGGIDAWSRQVDPSVPTY, from the coding sequence ATGCAAAATCTGACCGCTCCCGCGCTCGCCGAATGGCTCGCCGATCAATCGCGCCCCGCGCCCGTGCTGCTCGACGTGCGCGAACCGTGGGAAATCCAGACGGCGTCGATCGCCGGCGCCGTGTCGATCCCGATGCGTGAAATCCCCGCGCGCAGCGAAGAACTCGACGACGACGCGCAAATCGTCTGCGTGTGTCACCACGGCGCGCGCAGCGCCCAGGTCGCGATGTTCCTCGAATCACGCGGTCATACCAACGTATTCAATCTGCAGGGCGGGATCGACGCGTGGTCGCGTCAGGTCGACCCGTCCGTTCCCACCTATTGA
- a CDS encoding TolC family outer membrane protein: MMRLRVPVLVASLTLHCAALAFFPLTAHAVGLSQLYDEALSNDAQLQSARAALVAHSEDLPLARAKLLPQVSASLTANRQSTDFGGGFPASYGNSNGYVISLTQPLIHVDSWYGYAQGKLAVDSAQASFAQARQDLIVRLGQAYFDALASQDSLAIVRSQKASIAQQLESARRSFEVGNTTITDVNEAQAKYDQAISQEIAAQNDLAVKLAALQQIVGHAVERVDGLVSGAPLPPPMPADINLWVDAATDGNYQVVLKQIALDSAQRETSKAKAGHLPTVDLVASRSRSSLGAAGAGNFGGNFGGGFGSGANTPAPGTPALAAELGNLGSSYTNSTIGVQVTIPIFAGGATQSRVRQTLALEDQASADLDTARRNAALSARQAFLGVVSGLAQVRALQTAERSANTSLESNLLGYQVGVRINIDVLNAQDQLFSARRDLAKARYDTLINSLKLKASTANLTDQDVLQLSALLSPVDDGSLTALPQVPTVPHPGVAAKGAAGKLGRRAMPNAATAQ, from the coding sequence ATGATGCGCCTGCGGGTGCCGGTCCTCGTGGCCTCTTTGACGCTTCATTGCGCAGCACTCGCATTTTTTCCGCTCACGGCGCACGCCGTCGGCCTCTCCCAGCTTTACGACGAAGCACTTTCGAACGACGCACAGCTGCAAAGCGCGCGCGCGGCGCTCGTCGCCCATAGCGAAGACTTGCCCCTCGCCCGCGCCAAACTGCTGCCGCAAGTCTCCGCGTCACTCACCGCGAACCGCCAAAGCACCGATTTTGGCGGCGGCTTTCCTGCTTCCTATGGCAATAGCAACGGTTACGTGATTTCACTCACGCAGCCGCTGATTCACGTCGATAGCTGGTACGGCTATGCACAGGGCAAGCTCGCGGTGGACTCGGCGCAAGCGTCGTTTGCGCAGGCCCGCCAGGATTTGATCGTGCGGCTCGGTCAGGCTTACTTCGACGCGCTCGCGTCCCAGGACAGCCTCGCGATCGTGCGCTCGCAAAAAGCGTCGATCGCGCAGCAGCTCGAATCGGCCAGGCGTTCATTCGAAGTCGGCAACACGACGATCACCGACGTCAACGAAGCGCAGGCCAAATACGATCAGGCGATCTCCCAGGAAATTGCCGCGCAGAACGATCTTGCGGTGAAGCTGGCCGCATTGCAGCAGATTGTCGGGCATGCGGTCGAGCGTGTGGATGGACTCGTCTCCGGCGCACCGCTGCCGCCTCCCATGCCCGCCGACATCAACCTGTGGGTCGATGCGGCCACCGACGGGAATTACCAGGTCGTGCTGAAGCAGATCGCGCTGGATAGCGCACAGCGCGAGACGTCGAAGGCCAAGGCCGGACATCTGCCGACCGTCGACCTGGTAGCGAGCCGTTCGCGCAGCAGTCTCGGCGCGGCCGGCGCGGGTAACTTTGGCGGCAATTTTGGTGGCGGCTTCGGCAGCGGCGCGAATACGCCCGCGCCTGGCACGCCAGCGCTCGCCGCGGAACTGGGTAACCTGGGGTCGTCGTACACGAACAGCACGATCGGCGTGCAGGTCACGATCCCGATCTTTGCGGGCGGCGCGACGCAAAGCCGCGTTCGTCAGACGCTCGCGCTCGAAGACCAGGCCTCCGCCGATCTCGATACGGCCCGGCGCAATGCCGCGCTATCGGCACGGCAAGCTTTTCTCGGCGTGGTGAGCGGGCTTGCGCAAGTGCGCGCGCTGCAGACCGCCGAGCGATCGGCGAATACCTCGCTCGAATCGAACCTGCTCGGCTATCAGGTCGGTGTGCGGATCAATATCGACGTGCTCAATGCGCAGGATCAATTGTTCTCGGCGCGTCGTGATCTGGCGAAGGCGCGTTACGACACGCTGATCAATAGCCTGAAGCTGAAGGCTTCCACCGCCAATCTCACCGATCAGGACGTGTTGCAGTTGAGCGCACTGCTGTCGCCGGTCGACGATGGCTCGCTGACCGCGTTGCCACAGGTGCCGACGGTACCGCATCCAGGCGTTGCGGCTAAGGGTGCTGCCGGGAAGCTCGGGCGGCGCGCGATGCCGAACGCGGCGACGGCCCAGTAA
- a CDS encoding DUF2844 domain-containing protein: protein MRLLKIAMLAAMLLPLTSHATLGGAPSASSSSPTMLRATPQSAASSSTGSANATAAAPYTVRESRDANGVTIREYVLPSNVVFAVTWEGPIRPDMTALLGSYFPNYVSAGESRARGTGPLIEGNGDFRIESAGRLGHFFGMAYLPRLMPAHVLAKDLQ, encoded by the coding sequence ATGAGACTTCTGAAGATCGCAATGCTGGCCGCAATGCTGTTGCCGCTCACATCGCATGCAACGCTGGGCGGCGCACCGAGCGCCAGCTCGTCCTCTCCGACCATGCTGCGCGCTACGCCTCAGTCTGCCGCGAGTTCCAGCACGGGCTCAGCAAACGCCACCGCCGCCGCGCCCTATACGGTGCGCGAGTCGCGCGACGCCAACGGTGTCACGATCCGCGAGTATGTACTGCCCAGTAACGTCGTGTTCGCCGTCACGTGGGAAGGGCCGATACGTCCGGACATGACGGCGTTGCTCGGCAGCTATTTCCCCAACTACGTCAGCGCCGGCGAGAGCCGCGCGCGCGGCACCGGTCCTCTGATCGAAGGCAACGGCGATTTCCGCATCGAATCGGCTGGCCGGCTGGGGCATTTCTTCGGCATGGCGTATCTGCCGCGCCTGATGCCAGCCCATGTGCTCGCGAAAGATCTGCAGTGA
- a CDS encoding DUF3443 domain-containing protein, with product MKIFSKALWVVAAISSVALAACSGGGSESSNQGGNSIGWNATPDWINKPGGSGSSGDPATPSGDKNNTVAIRVDNSMGTINMLSATITVCVPGTQGASQCTTIDRMLVDTGSVGVRIMASAMPTLSSRLLTQVGAVDDASGTAPIAECMPFGSGTTWGSVKRADVTIGSRTASNIPIQLIGDGAYTIPSDCVAHGGPDLSTVERLGANGILGIGYGTRDSKDALTTALPGNYYYCTGTNACFNTRMLVTKEVMNPVAAFPSDNNGTIIRLPKLPVGGQTSVIGELTFGIGTQSNNALPSNVNVLALDEYGEFTTQYQGQVLSWSALDSGTNAFAFQDDAIPTTSGWYTPSTALNLAATMEATNGKGTPVNAPFTIDNAARVWANGNAAYDNVGWYQSSSKMFLWGLPFFYGRSVYTTVGNGTIGKQSGPFVAF from the coding sequence ATGAAAATATTTAGCAAAGCGCTCTGGGTCGTCGCCGCGATTTCCAGTGTGGCGCTTGCCGCATGCAGCGGCGGAGGCAGTGAAAGCAGCAATCAAGGTGGCAATTCCATCGGCTGGAACGCGACCCCCGACTGGATAAACAAGCCGGGAGGTTCCGGCAGTTCCGGCGATCCGGCCACGCCATCCGGCGACAAGAACAATACGGTAGCGATTCGCGTCGACAACTCGATGGGCACCATCAACATGCTTTCCGCGACGATCACCGTATGCGTGCCCGGCACGCAAGGCGCCAGCCAGTGCACGACGATCGACCGCATGCTGGTCGATACCGGCTCGGTGGGCGTACGCATTATGGCCAGCGCAATGCCCACGCTCAGCTCCCGGTTGCTCACCCAGGTCGGCGCTGTCGACGACGCGAGCGGCACGGCCCCGATCGCCGAATGCATGCCGTTCGGTTCGGGCACGACCTGGGGCTCGGTGAAACGCGCCGACGTCACGATCGGCAGCCGTACGGCAAGCAATATCCCCATCCAGTTGATTGGCGACGGCGCATACACCATCCCGTCGGACTGCGTGGCACACGGCGGCCCGGATCTCAGCACTGTCGAACGACTTGGCGCCAACGGGATTCTCGGCATCGGGTACGGAACACGTGATTCGAAAGACGCGCTGACCACCGCGCTGCCGGGAAATTATTACTATTGCACCGGCACCAACGCCTGTTTCAACACGCGCATGCTGGTGACCAAAGAGGTGATGAACCCCGTCGCCGCTTTCCCGAGCGACAACAACGGCACGATCATCCGCCTGCCCAAGCTGCCTGTGGGAGGCCAGACGAGTGTCATCGGTGAACTCACATTCGGTATCGGCACGCAGTCAAACAATGCGTTGCCGTCCAACGTGAATGTTCTGGCATTGGATGAGTACGGCGAATTTACGACTCAATACCAAGGCCAGGTGCTCAGCTGGAGCGCACTCGACAGTGGCACCAACGCCTTCGCATTCCAGGACGATGCAATCCCCACTACGTCGGGTTGGTACACGCCGTCAACCGCACTGAACCTGGCAGCCACGATGGAAGCCACCAACGGCAAGGGGACGCCCGTCAATGCGCCATTTACGATCGACAACGCCGCCCGCGTGTGGGCAAACGGAAATGCCGCTTACGACAACGTCGGCTGGTATCAGTCCAGCTCGAAGATGTTCCTGTGGGGCCTGCCCTTCTTCTACGGACGCAGTGTCTACACGACGGTGGGCAACGGCACGATAGGTAAGCAGAGCGGACCGTTTGTCGCCTTTTAA
- a CDS encoding DUF2844 domain-containing protein yields MKFVKIVLAAAAMLPLASYAALGGAPGAGSAPKSLLQSAAPTYSSATTAAYTVRESHDTDGVRIREYVLPTNVVFAVTWQGPVRPDMVALLGSYFPNAVSAGSGRARGTGPLIERNGDFQIESAGRAGNFFGKAVLPRLVPANVRADDLQ; encoded by the coding sequence ATGAAATTTGTAAAGATCGTGCTGGCCGCAGCGGCCATGTTGCCGCTCGCGTCGTATGCGGCGTTGGGTGGAGCACCGGGTGCGGGGTCGGCCCCTAAGTCCTTGCTCCAGTCCGCCGCGCCTACCTACTCTTCCGCAACCACTGCGGCTTATACCGTGCGCGAATCGCATGACACCGACGGCGTCAGGATTCGCGAATACGTGCTGCCTACCAATGTCGTGTTTGCTGTCACCTGGCAAGGGCCTGTGCGCCCCGATATGGTCGCGCTCCTCGGCAGCTACTTTCCGAACGCAGTCTCCGCAGGTTCGGGACGCGCGCGCGGCACCGGTCCGTTGATCGAACGCAACGGCGACTTTCAGATCGAGTCCGCGGGCCGGGCGGGAAACTTCTTCGGCAAGGCAGTTTTGCCGCGCCTCGTCCCTGCGAATGTCCGTGCTGACGATCTGCAGTAA
- a CDS encoding DUF3443 domain-containing protein, producing the protein MKTLNKKLCFALLTASLALSACGGGGGDDGDSNATKNNDKPATPTPSPTPSPTPSPSPAPAPAPTPTPTPTPTPTPTPTPTPTPTPTPTPTPTPTPTPTPTPTPTPTPTPTPTPTPTPTPTPTPTPTPTPTPTPTPTPTTDVNTAPIVIDRTMPGASVNMPYVSVAICIPGVQDANQCVTIDHMLLDTGSAGVRVMASALGSALAGRLPAQTGASNDPTGGSPIAQCATFGAGYTWGSIKRADVTIGGKTAGNLPIQVIGDAAYPNVPSDCASRGISNIGSTVAALGANGVVGISPSRTDYPSAAQSALSATYYYCPSTGSCTGARVPLDTQVMNPVANFTSDNNGTIVRLPALPAGGQATATGELVFGIGTRQNNALPPTTTVLKVDNSGAFTTVYQGRTLTSYVDSGTPILWFPDTATPVRWDDFYVPPTTLNLSATWYSADYSTVRKTGTVLTVPFSIANSSNLLASQYAAYGNLGRFWSEWTFLWGLPFFYGRDMYTALSNAKVGTQTGPFIAF; encoded by the coding sequence ATGAAGACTCTCAATAAGAAACTTTGCTTCGCGTTGCTAACGGCCAGCCTGGCTCTTTCGGCCTGCGGTGGTGGTGGTGGCGACGACGGCGACTCGAACGCGACCAAAAACAACGACAAACCGGCAACACCGACGCCGAGCCCAACGCCGTCGCCTACGCCTAGCCCGAGTCCCGCGCCGGCGCCGGCTCCGACACCGACACCGACACCGACTCCAACTCCGACTCCGACTCCGACTCCAACCCCGACTCCAACCCCGACACCAACTCCGACTCCAACCCCGACTCCGACTCCAACCCCGACCCCGACTCCGACTCCGACTCCAACTCCAACTCCAACTCCAACTCCAACTCCAACTCCAACTCCGACTCCGACTCCAACTCCGACTCCGACTCCGACTCCGACTCCAACGCCAACCACCGACGTGAACACCGCGCCTATCGTCATTGATCGCACAATGCCCGGTGCCTCGGTCAACATGCCATACGTGAGCGTCGCCATATGCATCCCTGGCGTGCAAGATGCCAACCAATGCGTAACCATCGATCACATGCTGCTCGACACTGGATCGGCGGGCGTACGCGTAATGGCCAGTGCACTGGGGTCAGCACTCGCCGGCCGATTGCCGGCGCAGACAGGGGCCTCCAACGATCCGACCGGAGGTTCCCCAATCGCCCAATGCGCAACGTTCGGGGCCGGCTACACGTGGGGTTCAATCAAACGTGCCGACGTAACGATCGGTGGCAAGACGGCAGGCAATCTCCCAATCCAGGTGATCGGCGACGCTGCGTATCCCAATGTCCCGTCAGATTGCGCTTCGCGTGGCATCAGCAACATCGGCAGCACGGTAGCCGCACTCGGCGCCAACGGCGTGGTCGGCATCAGCCCTTCGCGGACCGACTATCCATCTGCGGCACAATCCGCTCTGTCGGCCACCTACTACTATTGTCCGTCCACGGGATCATGCACCGGCGCGCGGGTGCCGCTCGACACGCAGGTCATGAATCCGGTCGCCAACTTCACGTCGGACAACAACGGCACGATCGTGCGCCTGCCCGCATTGCCAGCAGGTGGCCAGGCAACGGCGACAGGTGAATTGGTTTTCGGCATTGGTACCCGGCAAAACAACGCGCTCCCGCCGACTACAACCGTTCTAAAGGTGGATAACAGCGGTGCCTTCACCACTGTCTATCAGGGGCGCACACTCACTAGCTATGTCGATAGCGGAACCCCGATACTCTGGTTCCCGGATACGGCGACGCCAGTAAGATGGGACGACTTTTACGTGCCGCCGACTACGCTCAACCTATCCGCCACGTGGTATTCCGCCGACTATTCGACCGTCAGGAAAACCGGTACGGTTCTAACGGTGCCGTTCTCGATCGCCAACTCGTCAAACCTGCTGGCGAGCCAGTACGCTGCCTATGGCAACCTCGGCAGATTCTGGTCCGAATGGACCTTCCTCTGGGGTTTGCCGTTCTTCTACGGCCGGGATATGTACACCGCGCTCAGTAACGCCAAAGTCGGTACGCAAACCGGACCGTTTATTGCGTTCTGA